One window of the Equus caballus isolate H_3958 breed thoroughbred chromosome 2, TB-T2T, whole genome shotgun sequence genome contains the following:
- the ATP5IF1 gene encoding ATPase inhibitor, mitochondrial, whose amino-acid sequence MAVTALAAQMRLGVWGARVMQARGFSSDRSKDHDSPAGSIREAGGAFGKREQAEEERYFRKRTREQLAALKKHHEDEISHHVKEIEHLQKEIERHKQRIKTLKDHDDD is encoded by the exons ATGGCAGTCACGGCTCTGGCGGCGCAGATGCGGCTGGGCGTGTGGGGCGCGAGGGTCATGCAAGCCCGAGGCTTCAGCTCCGATCGG TCAAAGGATCACGACTCCCCCGCGGGCTCGATCCGGGAGGCCGGAGGGGCCTTCGGAAAGAGAGAGCAGGCTGAAGAGGAACGATACTTCCG AAAGCGGACTAGAGAACAACTGGCAGCCTTGAAGAAACACCATGAAGATGAGATCAGTCATCATGTAAAGGAGATTGAACATCTGCAAAAAGAAATTGAGCGGCACAAGCAGAGGATCAAGACGCTAAAAGATCATGATGATGATTAA